Proteins from one Thermococcus sp. M36 genomic window:
- a CDS encoding transcriptional regulator has product MEALRELSRNHVLGNPVRLGVMLYLLPRGRVLFKELLGVLEVTPGNLDSHLKALEKAGYVETYKVFADRPRTAVRITEKGAQETSKYLRTLRTVLNQFNHPT; this is encoded by the coding sequence ATGGAGGCCCTCAGAGAGCTGAGCAGGAACCACGTCCTCGGAAATCCGGTGAGGCTGGGTGTCATGCTCTACCTCCTGCCGAGGGGGAGGGTTCTATTCAAGGAGCTCCTTGGGGTGCTGGAGGTAACCCCTGGAAACCTCGATTCACACTTGAAGGCCCTCGAAAAGGCCGGCTACGTTGAAACATACAAGGTTTTCGCGGATAGGCCACGAACTGCCGTACGGATAACGGAAAAAGGAGCCCAAGAAACCTCAAAATACCTCAGAACATTGAGAACCGTGCTGAATCAGTTTAATCATCCAACCTGA